In a genomic window of Suricata suricatta isolate VVHF042 chromosome 12, meerkat_22Aug2017_6uvM2_HiC, whole genome shotgun sequence:
- the ARIH2 gene encoding E3 ubiquitin-protein ligase ARIH2 isoform X3, whose product MLTAISCILPMALVSHSVAKLILVNFHWQVAEILDRYKSNSAQLLVEARVQPSPSKHVPTAHPPHHCAVCMQFVRKENLLSLACQHQFCRSCWEQHCSVLVKDGVGVGVSCMAQDCPLRTPEDFVFPLLPNEELRDKYRRYLFRDYVESHYQLQLCPGADCPMVIRVQEPRARRVQCNRCNEVFCFKCRQMYHAPTDCATIRKWLTKCADDSETANYISAHTKDCPKCNICIEKNGGCNHMQCSKCKHDFCWMCLGDWKTHGSEYYECSRYKENPDIVNQSQQAQAREALKKYLFYFERWENHNKSLQLEAQTYQRIHEKIQERVMNNLGTWIDWQYLQNAAKLLAKCRYTLQYTYPYAYYMESGPRKKLFEYQQAQLEAEIENLSWKVERADSYDRGDLENQMHIAEQRRRTLLKDFHDT is encoded by the exons atacaAGTCTAATTCTGCTCAGCTGCTTGTTGAGGCTCGAGTTCAACCCAGTCCCTCAAAACAT GTTCCTACAGCCCACCCCCCTCACCACTGCGCAGTGTGTATGCAGTTCGTGCGGAAGGAGAACCTACTTTCTTTGGCCTGTCAGCACCAGTTTTGCCGTAGCTGCTGGGAACAACACTGCTCTGTACTTGTCAAGGACGGCGTGGGTGTGG GAGTCTCCTGCATGGCTCAGGACTGCCCACTCCGAACACCAGAGGACTTTGTGTTTCCATTGCTGCCCAATGAAGAATTGAGAGACAAATACAGGCGCTACCTCTTTAGAGACTATGTGGAG AGTCATTACCAGCTCCAGCTGTGCCCTGGTGCAGACTGCCCCATGGTTATTCGGGTACAGGAACCTAGAGCTCGCCGAGTACAGTGCAATCGGTGCAACGAGGTCTTCTG tttcaAGTGTCGTCAGATGTATCACGCCCCCACAGACTGCGCCACAATCCGGAAATGGCTCACGAAGTGTGCAGATGACTCCGAAACAGCCAACTACATTAGTGCTCACACTAAAGAT TGTCCCAAGTGTAACATCTGCATTGAGAAGAACGGAGGCTGCAATCACATG CAATGCTCCAAGTGTAAACACG ACTTCTGCTGGATGTGTCTAGGAGACTGGAAGACCCACGGCAGCGAGTACTATGAGTGCAGTCGGTACAAGGAGAACCCTGACATTGTCAACCAGAGCCAGCAAGCCCAGGCCAGGGAGGCCCTTAAGAAGTACTTGTTTTACTTTGAGAGG TGGGAAAACCACAACAAGAGCTTGCAGCTGGAGGCGCAGACATACCAGCGGATTCATGAGAAGATTCAGGAGAGGGTCATGAATAATCTGGGGACATGGATCGACTGGCAGTACCTACAGAATGCTGCCAAGCTCTTGGCCAAG TGCCGGTACACCCTGCAGTACACTTACCCATACGCATACTACATGGAGTCTGGACCCAGGAAGAAACTG TTTGAATACCAGCAGGCTCAGCTGGAGGCTGAGATCGAAAACCTGTCATGGAAAGTGGAGCGCGCAGACAGCTATGACAGAGGG GACTTAGAGAACCAGATGCACATAGCAGAGCAGCGGAGGAGAACCCTGCTGAAAGATTTCCATGACACCTAG